From Anabaena sphaerica FACHB-251, one genomic window encodes:
- the bchM gene encoding magnesium protoporphyrin IX methyltransferase, which produces MNAADDKTIVREYFNSTGFDRWKRIYGDGEVNKVQLDIRTGHQQTVDTVIGWLKDDNNLSELSICDAGCGVGSLSIPLAAEGAKVYASDISAKMVSEAQDRAVKAFSNSVNPTFAVQDLESLSGNYHTVICLDVLIHYPQDKADEMISHLCSLAQSRMIISFAPKTCFLSILKKIGSFFPGPSKATRAYLHREADVVKILEKNGFTVQRKAMTRTRFYFSRLLEATR; this is translated from the coding sequence ATGAACGCAGCCGACGATAAAACAATAGTACGCGAATACTTCAATTCCACAGGTTTTGACCGTTGGAAACGCATCTATGGAGATGGTGAAGTCAACAAAGTCCAGCTAGATATCCGCACTGGACATCAACAAACTGTGGATACCGTCATCGGCTGGTTAAAAGATGATAACAATCTATCAGAGTTATCTATTTGCGATGCTGGGTGTGGTGTGGGTAGTTTGAGTATTCCTCTAGCCGCTGAGGGTGCTAAGGTTTACGCCAGCGACATTTCCGCTAAAATGGTATCAGAAGCTCAAGATAGGGCTGTAAAAGCTTTTTCCAATTCTGTAAATCCTACTTTCGCGGTGCAGGATTTAGAATCACTAAGCGGTAATTATCACACAGTTATCTGTTTAGACGTACTGATTCACTACCCCCAAGACAAAGCAGATGAGATGATTTCTCACCTGTGTTCTTTGGCACAATCACGCATGATTATCAGTTTTGCGCCAAAAACTTGCTTTCTTTCTATCCTCAAGAAAATCGGTAGTTTCTTTCCCGGACCGAGTAAAGCCACTCGTGCCTATTTACACCGTGAGGCTGATGTGGTGAAAATTCTCGAAAAAAATGGTTTTACAGTGCAAAGAAAAGCCATGACTCGGACTCGCTTCTATTTTTCCCGCTTGTTAGAAGCTACAAGGTAA